Sequence from the Aquimarina sp. Aq107 genome:
TTTGTGATCGGAATCATCGGGTTCTTATTAGATCGGGTAATGTTAACAATACAGAAGTTTGTCACTTTTACAGAAGAAACCGCTTAAAACATAAGGTATGGCATATATAGAGTTAAGAAATGTATCCAAATCTTTTGGAACAGGAAAAGATCGTACAAAGGTGTTGTCTAATATCAATTTAGAAATTGAAGAAGGAGAGTTTGTGGCTATTGTTGGTTTTACTGGAAGTGGAAAAACAACTTTAATAAATCTTATTTCGGGGTTATTGATGCCAGATGAGGGGGAAGTATTGTTTAAAGGAGAACCTGTGACTGGACCTGATCACGAGAGAGGAGTGATTTTTCAGAATTATTCATTATTACCTTGGTTAAATGTGCGTAATAATGTAGGGATGGCTGTAAAAGAAGCTTTTAAAAAAATGTCTAAAAAAGACAGGAGTAAGCGAGTCGAAGATTACGTAGAGATGGTTAATCTTTCGCCTGCAATAGGTAAGCTTCCTAAAGAACTTTCTGGGGGTATGAGACAGCGAGTTTCTGTTACAAGAGCCTTGTCTATGAGTCCAGAGGTGATATTGATGGATGAACCTTTAAGTGCATTAGATGCATTAACCAGAGGGAATTTACAGCAAGAGATTCTTAAGATTTGGAATAAAGATAAAAAAACTGCTTTGTTGATTACAAACGATGTCGACGAGGGAATTTTAATGGCAGATCGAATTATTCCTCTAAAACCCGGCCCAAAGGCTACACTTGGTCCAGAATATAAAATAAACCTGGAGAGACCTAGGGATAAGACAGCACTTAATCATAACGAAGAATATAAACAACTTCGAAATAGTATTATGGAGTATCTA
This genomic interval carries:
- a CDS encoding ABC transporter ATP-binding protein is translated as MAYIELRNVSKSFGTGKDRTKVLSNINLEIEEGEFVAIVGFTGSGKTTLINLISGLLMPDEGEVLFKGEPVTGPDHERGVIFQNYSLLPWLNVRNNVGMAVKEAFKKMSKKDRSKRVEDYVEMVNLSPAIGKLPKELSGGMRQRVSVTRALSMSPEVILMDEPLSALDALTRGNLQQEILKIWNKDKKTALLITNDVDEGILMADRIIPLKPGPKATLGPEYKINLERPRDKTALNHNEEYKQLRNSIMEYLIQIGEQRASKKDTNYVLPDIKPKMKPAPFRRLSFS